The genomic stretch TATTCTCAACTCTCTCCACTCTTCACAGTCGCACCATCCTCTCCGTTCTATCAATCTTCTGCAAAGTTTGGGGCGCCGAATTTCAAAGGTAATAAGTTTATGTGAATTTCCAGGACCCAAAGGCATTACAATTTCTTTTGTTTCGCTTTTTGTTATGGTTATTTTCCTTGGATACGGTGAATTGGTTGTAAAATTAATCTGGCTTGATTCACTTTTTTAGGTTTTTGACGAGATATTGCTATTCTTCTATAATTGATTCAATTTAGAATTATGATAGAATTGACTCAAATAAGAATTTATGGTGGCTGAGATAATGCTAatattataaaatttaaatcttTTAACTAATGGAGATACGAATTCTTCTAGGATGAGACAAATCCGCAATTCCACAGGAAAATCCCAGTTCGCCAAAGGGATAGATTTGGATAAAATTTGGATGGAATTTGAGTAGGCCGACCAAAATTTGGTGAACAGCAAATTGGTACAACGCTCAATCCACTTAAGAATGCGTTCAAAGTGAATCAAGATTTAGAGTTAAACAAGAGAATCCACTCAGGTTTAGGGAATACCTCAAAATTCAATGTGATTAACTCTTATCTGTAGAATATCATTCTTTACATCATTATTTAAAAGAGATAGCAACCTAGACTAAGTCCCATGGATCAGACCCTAACAAACCAAACAAACAACTGACTCAATCATTTGGCTCATTAAGCTCAAAGGTTTAACACAAGATTGGCTTTTTATTAACTAAAACAACTATCTGAATAACTAAAGTGTAATCCAAAGTGTAATCCACTGCGGATAAGGAATTATTGAGGCGACCCCCACAACATCCCATTATTGAACAAGTTTTATATATGTGGTATTGTTGGATTCAACAAATCCTGCCTTGCTGATATCTATCCATTTTACTTTCCCATTGAAGAAACACCAATATTCCGTCCTTCACCCTCAACCAAAGTTGTAGAGGATATGGATGAATTTCAAGGATTGCTACAAACAATTCCTAAAGTAAACTGGGATGGACTGTTGCTATACTACTACAACAATTTTTGGTGTCCAGGAGAAGTGCTTAAATCCACAATTTTCTTTCAAAGAAACTTCAAAGCTAAGGATTCCGACATTATCTTAGCTTCCATCCCTAAATCAGGCACCACTTGGCTAAAATCACTAAGCTTTAGCATCATCAACCGCAAGAAGTGCACAACACCAGAGAGCCCTCTCCTCATCACCAATCCTCATGATCTTGTAAGTTGCATGGAGTATGATTTATTTCTGAATAGCGAAAATCCTGATCTTGAGGCCTTCTCATGTCCAAGAATTTTCTCAACACACCTACCCTACCATGCCCTTcctcaatcaattttgaataccAAATGTCGCATAATTTATATATGTAGAAACCCTTTGGATCAGTTCATGTCTCTCCGGCactttttgcttgaaaatagTGGTGAAGATCAGCAAAAAGCACTTCCTATTGATGAAGCTTTTGAATTATTTTGCAAAGGTTTATACCCTTTTGGTCCCGTTTGGGATCATGCTGAGGGGTACTGGAATGCAAGCCTAAATGATGTTCAAAAGGTGGTGTTTCTCAAGTACGAGGATCTCAAAATAGATGCAACTTCTCACGTGAAGATGCTAGCAGAGTTCTTGGGATTTCCTTTTTCTCCAGAGGAAGACGAAAATGGTGTAGTCAAAGAAATAGTTAAGCTTTGTAGCTTAGAGAATCTCAAAAATAT from Coffea eugenioides isolate CCC68of chromosome 8, Ceug_1.0, whole genome shotgun sequence encodes the following:
- the LOC113780482 gene encoding cytosolic sulfotransferase 15-like; this translates as MDEFQGLLQTIPKVNWDGLLLYYYNNFWCPGEVLKSTIFFQRNFKAKDSDIILASIPKSGTTWLKSLSFSIINRKKCTTPESPLLITNPHDLVSCMEYDLFLNSENPDLEAFSCPRIFSTHLPYHALPQSILNTKCRIIYICRNPLDQFMSLRHFLLENSGEDQQKALPIDEAFELFCKGLYPFGPVWDHAEGYWNASLNDVQKVVFLKYEDLKIDATSHVKMLAEFLGFPFSPEEDENGVVKEIVKLCSLENLKNMEVNKNGLLVLSPTVKFKARSFFRKGEVGDWKNFLNNSMAERYKKIMEEKLGKSGLAFELL